In a single window of the Pongo abelii isolate AG06213 chromosome 1, NHGRI_mPonAbe1-v2.0_pri, whole genome shotgun sequence genome:
- the LOC100450168 gene encoding anaphase-promoting complex subunit 10: MTTPNKTPPGADPKQLERTGTVREIGSQAVWSLSSCKPGFGVDQLRDDNLETYWQSDGSQPHLVNIQFRRKTTVKTLYIYADYKSDESYTPSKISAKVGNNFHNLQEIWQLELVERSGWIHIPLTDNHRKPTCTLMIQIAVLASHQNGKDTHMRQIKIYTPVEESTIGKFPRCTTVDFMMYCSIR, from the coding sequence atgaccacACCAAACAAGACACCTCCTGGTGCTGACCCTAAGCAGTTGGAAAGGACTGGAACAGTACGGGAAATTGGGTCACAAGCTGTTTGGTCACTCTCATCTTGCAAACCAGGATTTGGAGTGGATCAGTTACGAGATGACAATCTAGAAACTTATTGGCAATCAGATGGCTCCCAGCCTCATTTAGTGAACATCCAATTCAGAAGAAAAACAACAGTTAAGACATTATATATTTATGCAGACTACAAATCTGATGAAAGCTATACTCCAAGCAAGATTTCAGCCAAAGTAGGAAATAATTTTCACAACCTTCAAGAAATTTGGCAACTTGAATTGGTGGAACGAAGTGGCTGGATTCATATTCCCTTAACTGATAATCATAGGAAGCCAACTTGCACGTTAATGATACAGATTGCTGTTCTAGCCAGTCATCAGAATGGAAAAGACACCCATAtgagacaaattaaaatatacacacCGGTAGAAGAGAGCACCATTGGTAAATTTCCTAGATGTACAACTGTAGATTTCATGATGTATTGTTCAATAAGGTGA